aattttattttaaatataaatttatatttaatttaattttagataagTTATTAGATTTTTTTCTCATATTTCTATTAGAATAGTTTACGTCTCGAAGCCACTCGTTCCGATCTCTCAAGAAATTCCCATtaaaaaaaccctaaccctagatagATTCCGCGGAGACGTGCAGAGGAGACGGCAGCGGCGACGGAGGTGATGGAGACCGTAGATTTGAAGGGGCTGGAATACTACTCCCTGCTTTCCAATGTATGCAAGGAACTGGAATCTCACATCGGCTCCGGCGACAAAGTACTGGCAGAGTTCATCACCGATCTCGGCCGCGACTCTGAGACCGTTGATGATTTTGAAACTAAGCTAAAGGAGTTTGGGGCTGGCGATATGCCTGACTACCTCGTTCGCTCCCTCCTCACCATGATACACGCCATCCTTCCCCCCACGTTCAAGACCAACAAGAAATCCGCTCCTGATGGCGACGAGAAATCATCCGCCTTCCCCGCTCTCTCCCGAGCAGATGACCGAGATCGAGCCAGGGAGCTCCGTTTGGAGATCGAGAAGGACGCCGAGCTCAAGGTGGAGGAAGAGCGCAGGAAATTTGACCGGGATAGGGACCTCGAACGTGACCGTGAGCGGGATGAACGGCACAGAAATGATCGTGATAGAGAAAGAGATAGGGGCAGAGATAGAGATCGGAATCGGGATTGGAACAGAGATCGGGACAGGGAGAGGGACAGAGACAGATACGGAGAAAGGGATAGAGACAGAGAGAGGGATCATAGATGGAAGAAGCACAGCAATTATAGAGTTCATGAGgaagatgaaaaggaggaagaagaggtggaGGAACACAGAGAGAGGAGGCATCCTACTCAGCCTCGCAGAACTTCTGATGAACCAGAGCTTTATTCGGTCTACAAAGGAAGAGTTTCGCGGGTTATGGACACTGGGTGCTTCGTCCAGCTGAACGACTTGAGGGGAAAGGAAGGTTTGGTCCATGTCTCCCAGATTGCCAGTAGGAGGATTGCCAATGCAAAAGATGCAGTTAAGAGGGACCAAGAAGTTTATGTGAAGGTCATTTCGGTGTCAGGGCAGAAGCTTAGCTTATCCATGAGGGATGTAGATCAGAAAACTGGAAAAGATCTTCTTCCGATGAGGAAGAGCTCACAAAATGAAGCTTATATGGGAAACCCAGCAAGTGGGAATGGAGGCTCGACGAGGAGGTTAGGTCTTTCGGGGATTACTATTGTAGAGGAGAATGAAGATGGACCATCAAGGCGACCACTCAAGAGAATGAGCTCACCTGAGAGATGGGAGGCAAAGCAGCTCATTGCTGCTGGTGTTATGGACGTCCGTGACTATCCAATGTTCGATGATGATGGGGATGGAATATTGTATCAGGAAGAGGGTGCTGAGGAGGAGATAGAGATTGAGCTCAATGAGGATGAACCTGCCTTCTTGCAGGGGCAGAGTCGTTATTCAATTGATATGTCACCTGTCAAAATTTTCAAGAACCCGGAGGGATCTTTGGGCAGGGCTGCTGCGCTGCAGTCGGCCCTCATCAAGGAAAGAAGGGAGTTAAGGGAGCAGCAGCAGAGGACAATGCTAGACTCAATTCCTAAAGATCTCAATCGTCCCTGGGAAGATCCAATGCCGGAAACTGGCGAGCGACATCTTGCACAGGAACTTAGGGGAGTGGGATTGTCAGCATATGAGATGCCAGAGTGGAAGAAAGATGCTTATGGAAAAACTGTAACGCTTGGGCAGAGATCAAAGTTGTCAATACAGGAACAAAGGCAGAGCCTTCCTATTTATAAATTGAAAAAGGAGTTGGTTCAAGCTGTGCACGACAATCAGGTTCTTGTTGTGATTGGTGAGACCGGCTCAGGGAAGACAACACAGGTGACTCAGTATCTTGCTGAGGCAGGATACACAACAAGAGGGAAAATTGGGTGCACACAACCTCGAAGGGTGGCAGCCATGTCTGTTGCAAAGCGGGTAGCTGAAGAATTTGGTTGTCGCTTGGGTGAGGAGGTTGGTTATGCTATTAGGTTTGAAGACTGTACTGGCCCTGAGACTGTGATCAAATACATGACAGATGGTATGCTTCTCCGGGAGATTTTAGTTGATGAAACTCTATCACAGTACTCAGTAATTATGTTGGATGAAGCTCATGAAAGGACCATCCATACTGATGTTCTCTTTGGGTTGCTAAAGCAGCTTGTGAAGCGAAGACCAGACCTTCGGTTGATTGTGACATCTGCCACGCTAGAtgcagagaaattctctggctacTTCTTTAACTGCAACATTTTCACCATTCCTGGAAGAACTTTCCCAGTGGAGATACTTTATGCCAAGCAACCGGAAACCGATTATTTGGATGCAGCACTAATCACCGTTTTGCAGATACACTTGACAGAACCTGAAGGAGATGTACTTCTCTTCTTGACTggccaagaagagattgatcatgCCTGCCAGTCTCTGTATGAGAGAATGAAAGGGTTAGGAAAAAATGTGCCTGAGTTGATAATCTTGCCGGTATACAGTGCACTTCCCAGTGAAATGCAGTCCAGAATTTTTGATCCTGCTCCTCCTGGGAAGCGGAAAGTGGTTGTGGCTACCAACATTGCAGAAGCTTCCTTGACCATTGATGGTATTTACTATGTCGTGGATCCTGGCTTTGCTAAACAAAATGTCTACAACCCGAAGCTTGGGCTTGATTCACTGGTTATTACACCCATCTCACAAGCTTCTGCAAAGCAGCGAGCTGGTCGTGCTGGGCGTACAGGTCCTGGTAAATGTTTCCGACTATATACAGAGAGTGCTTACCGCAACGAAATGTCTCCAACAACGATTCCAGAAATCCAGAGGATCAATCTTGGCATGACAACTCTTAATATGAAGGCTATGGGTATAAATGACTTACTATCCTTTGATTTCATGGATCCTCCATCACCTCAAGCCCTCATTTCTGCGATGGAGCAACTATATAGTCTTGGAGCCCTTGATGAGGAAGGGCTCCTGACAAAATTGGGTAGAAAAATGGCTGAGTTCCCATTGGATCCTCCTTTATCAAAAATGCTTCTCGCTAGTGTGGACCTTGGATGCAGCGATGAAATTTTGACCATAATAGCAATGATTACGACTGGGAACATTTTCTACAGACCGAGAGAGAAACAAGCCCAGGCAGATCAAAAAAGAGCAAAATTCTTTCAGCCAGAAGGGGATCACTTAACACTGCTTGCTGTATATGAGGCATGGAAAGCTAAAAACTTTTCAGGGCCTTGGTGCTTTGAGAATTTTGTGCAGTCCCGTTCGCTTAGGAGAGCTCAGGATGTGAGGAAACAGCTTCTTACTATCATGGACAGGTATGTCATTCATTATCTTGTTTGCCATTTCTATCACATTCTTTGCCAATTCACCACTAAATGTCTAATTTTCATTGTTTTTTACAACTACCATTCTATTTGTCAAAATTGGCACATCCCTCCCATGAGAAGTAGAGAAATCTAACTTTTTTTAAGAGAAGAATCTGATCTCTGACACGATGGTGTTGATGTAATTGAATTCCATGTGTTTGATTGGAGGCAACCGTTCATTGACTGGCCTCGATATAGTAGAGTAAAAGCTTTTAGAAAGTCCCTTTGCCTTAGTTTTACATGGTTTTCCTTCATGGATCAGCTATTTTGCAATCAGCAAATGATTTGTTGCGAAATCTTCACTAAATATATGTGATAAACTACATTTTGATTTAAGCTTGCAACTCATGATCGACCAGTTAGAGTCTAAATAGTCTATGCACACAATCATTTGAGAAAATTATTATTCGTATAATACTAGATGTAAACTGTGATATTGTTCTCAGCTTGATGTTGCTTGTCATTGACAAACTTTAACTGATAATTTACCTCACATTTCAGATATAAGCTTGATGTTGTTAGTTCTGGCAAAAATTTCACAAAAATAAGGAAGGCGATAACAGCGGGTTTCTTTTTTCACACCGCGAGGAAGGACCCTCAAGAAGGCTACAGGACTCTAGTGGAAAACCAACCCGTGTACATCCACCCCAGCAGTGCTCTATTTCAAAGGCAACCAGACTGGGTGATCTATCATGAGCTTGTCATGACAACCAAGGAATACATGAGGGAAGTTACAGTCATCGACCCCAAGTGGTTGGTTGAATTAGCTCCAAGATTTTACAAAACTTCAGATCCGACAAAGATGAGTAAACGGAAGCGGCAGGAGCGTATCGAACCACTATATGACCGATATCACGAGCCTAACTCGTGGCGTTTGAGCAAGCGCCGAGCTTGAGGCTGTCTATAGCAATTTCTACTTTCTTGTCTTTGAGTTTTAGAAACTTTTTGGTTTCATTTTGTTATGTGAGCTATGGAGTTGAAGttttagccttttttttttttttgtcttctttgGCAATGCTGTATTTAGTGAATTATTAGTTATGGGCTGATTGGTAGAAGCTACATATGACTCGAATTCTATTCCACAAGAAAAAAGTTTGTCAGTTGATTATTGTACTCTTGTCGTTCTTGTAGCCATAGAAAGGTGGGAATTTTAATTGTTccaacaattaaaattttctttttactacAAATTAATGTCTTTATAAAACTTCttttatttagatgtatttatatgtgaatatttattaatttgaaataaaaatatatatattctaatgtCCCCTGCAATGATTGTACATCTGTTAAATATTTGCACTGACAATTATaattttcatatcaaaattttaaactaataAAATTATTGATTTTTGTTAACAAAATTATTATTAGCAGTGATAGAAGTGCCatttggataaaaaaaaatactcattgattttgaaaataaagatCCAGTTTTAACTTGGATGAATTAATGAAGGGTTGAGCTAACAGTGCTGTATTAATGAAGTGTTTACTGTGAATATTTTTTGATTTACCTTGATTATCGATAAAAACTTTTATAAGCCAATTATCCCGAATTAAATGACAAACTGAATATCTTATATCAACtaacaaaaaataatttatacacACTCATCTCTCAAGTAAATTTATTACAAGAATATGAAAACCAAATGGAGTGGACCAACACTACACGGATTTTtcgtttttttattaaattaaaaactttcacctcaaattgattttaaaatttaaattatttatttttaaaaataatatgataagTAAACGGTGATATTACTCACCCATAACGCACAATAAAATATAGACAGATGAATAGGTATAAAAACAGTAGGCACTTTCATATTAGAGGCTAAGGCGATGAAAAGTCATTTTAACAACAATCAAAAAGGAGCTTGTCATGTTCATTCGAATGGATCTAATAATTAGCACATGAAATATTATCATCATGAAATTTGAGATTCGAATTTCGACAAATGAATTCATCTTTTGCCATAAAAAGGAACTTACCATTCTAATTTTTAACCTTTTGGACAAAGTGATCTACATCCTACTACTCATGGGGCAAGCACATGAACAACGTCAAATGGAGATGACCATGCCAGTTACTCTCGAAAATACTTTTTCAGGACAAACTAAAAAGAAATTTGAGAGActgacaaatttaaaattttgaaattgttaCGATATTTTGCAAAAGAAGATCAACTACTTGATTTCATCAAATAGAGTGGTGAATTAATGACACGTAACATGTTATACAACCATCAATATAGATATAGTCATGATCCGAGAACAAGATGAACACCAACTTAGACAAGTTTCTGATTGTTATTCCAGTGAAGATAAAATCAAACATACATGAATTCACCTCCTCGGACAGCATTGGCtgctccttttctttcttcctcagcttccttctctctctctttccAGCTCTCGTATGCATGATCATCTGTGCGCAGCTCGTGTCGACATATTGGGCAAGAGTTATGCTCGTCCTGCCAATTCACCAGAAGGAATACAGATTCAATCATGTCGAAGAAGTGCAAATGAAGTAAGATGCAAGTTCAGGAATCAAAGGAACTGAAACCTACCAGCCATGGTTTCAGGCAAGGTGGATGGAACAGATGCTTGCAGGGTAACTCCTGCATTTTGTCGTCTATTGCCAAGTTCTCCCGGCAAACAGCGCACTGTGTTTCACTGCCTAACCTAGCCATGATTGCCTCGGTCACAGTAACAACCGGAAGATTCGCGACGACTTCTTTTGAAGCAGGTGGTGGTCTTTGTGGCCCAGCACCGATTTCCTGGAAACAGGTCACAGTTATCTCAATCTAATACTCCACATTCACTAAGGTAATACATATCTATGCTTCTATAGATGTATTTCCATAAAGTAAAAAAACTAACAAGAAATGATTGGTTATATTTCCACATCCCCATGGTTGATTTTTGACAGGGTCAAATGAGTTTAAAACTATATTCTATTATCTGGACCTCACCATATCACCAATGTAGAATGGTAATTCTTTCAAA
Above is a genomic segment from Zingiber officinale cultivar Zhangliang unplaced genomic scaffold, Zo_v1.1 ctg150, whole genome shotgun sequence containing:
- the LOC122036398 gene encoding probable pre-mRNA-splicing factor ATP-dependent RNA helicase DEAH5 — encoded protein: METVDLKGLEYYSLLSNVCKELESHIGSGDKVLAEFITDLGRDSETVDDFETKLKEFGAGDMPDYLVRSLLTMIHAILPPTFKTNKKSAPDGDEKSSAFPALSRADDRDRARELRLEIEKDAELKVEEERRKFDRDRDLERDRERDERHRNDRDRERDRGRDRDRNRDWNRDRDRERDRDRYGERDRDRERDHRWKKHSNYRVHEEDEKEEEEVEEHRERRHPTQPRRTSDEPELYSVYKGRVSRVMDTGCFVQLNDLRGKEGLVHVSQIASRRIANAKDAVKRDQEVYVKVISVSGQKLSLSMRDVDQKTGKDLLPMRKSSQNEAYMGNPASGNGGSTRRLGLSGITIVEENEDGPSRRPLKRMSSPERWEAKQLIAAGVMDVRDYPMFDDDGDGILYQEEGAEEEIEIELNEDEPAFLQGQSRYSIDMSPVKIFKNPEGSLGRAAALQSALIKERRELREQQQRTMLDSIPKDLNRPWEDPMPETGERHLAQELRGVGLSAYEMPEWKKDAYGKTVTLGQRSKLSIQEQRQSLPIYKLKKELVQAVHDNQVLVVIGETGSGKTTQVTQYLAEAGYTTRGKIGCTQPRRVAAMSVAKRVAEEFGCRLGEEVGYAIRFEDCTGPETVIKYMTDGMLLREILVDETLSQYSVIMLDEAHERTIHTDVLFGLLKQLVKRRPDLRLIVTSATLDAEKFSGYFFNCNIFTIPGRTFPVEILYAKQPETDYLDAALITVLQIHLTEPEGDVLLFLTGQEEIDHACQSLYERMKGLGKNVPELIILPVYSALPSEMQSRIFDPAPPGKRKVVVATNIAEASLTIDGIYYVVDPGFAKQNVYNPKLGLDSLVITPISQASAKQRAGRAGRTGPGKCFRLYTESAYRNEMSPTTIPEIQRINLGMTTLNMKAMGINDLLSFDFMDPPSPQALISAMEQLYSLGALDEEGLLTKLGRKMAEFPLDPPLSKMLLASVDLGCSDEILTIIAMITTGNIFYRPREKQAQADQKRAKFFQPEGDHLTLLAVYEAWKAKNFSGPWCFENFVQSRSLRRAQDVRKQLLTIMDRYKLDVVSSGKNFTKIRKAITAGFFFHTARKDPQEGYRTLVENQPVYIHPSSALFQRQPDWVIYHELVMTTKEYMREVTVIDPKWLVELAPRFYKTSDPTKMSKRKRQERIEPLYDRYHEPNSWRLSKRRA